In Ciona intestinalis unplaced genomic scaffold, KH HT000030.2, whole genome shotgun sequence, the genomic window ggcggggcaacgacagtcgttataacacaggtgttctgtttcatacaccttgtgcaccTAACATACAAGTTGTTTGTAATTCATTCAACATCCTGACATTGCTTACATTCCCCACTCACAGGACATGGCAAGTTATTAATGGGAGATGGTTCATATTACGAGGGCGAGTTCAAGGACGGTGAGATCGACGGACATGGTTATCGTAAATGGGAGAGAACGGGTGATGATTATTCAGGGGAATTTTTAAAGTGAGTTCATTGTTTTGGCGcaatgtaatttatataaagCATTTGTTTcataagttattattaatcaCTAAAAGTTAGCGACAAACTTTGAAGCTTGATATTTATGCAAGTGATGGTTGCGTGGCTAGTGGCTTCCATTTTAACGGAAGAATACCATGTTTGGTGCTCAATAATATCATAGGTATATGTCTTTGGCCAAGAAAAGACATTTCACATCAGTTAACTTTGGCCTATATCACAATCATTATGTTATGATGGCGATGAGTAAATGTAAATACGAATGCAATTATCGCATCATAATACTTTATTCTACGAAGGGGTGAATTACACGGGCATGGCGTGATGAACTACAACGATGGAAGTCAATATAGGGGTGAGTTCTGTAACAATCAACGTCATGGTACAGGGGTTCTTACTGATAGAGACGGCAATGAATATGAAGGAGCTtggtataaaaacaagaaGCATGGACAAGGTGTACAAACttatttgtaagttttttcttctttggacgaaatttttattaaaaatttttaagttttgtgtaaagtgttttatttttttattttcaaattaaggattttagaatatttacataagttGTTAAgtatttatatgtttactttaagttaaattaatatcAGAACTTTAAGTTAATAATAAAGAATGAGAAGCTCTCGCTTTGTATTATGCATGGCTGCATTTTAATGGAATTATGTCGATGctttaaaaagtcaaaataagTTGCGTGATCAGTTGTTTATAACTATACCATCTTTTATGGTAAattaacttgtttgtattaacAACGGCGTGTTTATACCATCCTTGTAGTAAGTGGTGCAGTcagaaaaaataagggggggggggggtttaaatcaaaaaatgttgttttagtttatttaaaaaaaattttggtttaccagggggggtcgcgaccccctaAAACCCcttggctgcgccactgcttGCAGTAAAGCTTATTATTCTAATACATTATTACAGCAATGGTGATGAATATGAGGGTGAATGGGTTGAAGGCGCTCGACACGGGCATGGGGAACTTAACTGCGTTGATGGTTCAATATATGAAGGACAATGGAGAGCTAATATGTTTAACGGGGAAGGTAGGTGTTGATGTATTTATGTTTGGTTATGGTAGCGGAGGTCGGATATTGTACAGATATTAAAGGGTAGTGATGCAATAATAGTTTCTGTGACATTTTTACAAgattacaaaaagtttatCATTAGGCAAAAAATGTCGCATAAGACAACAAAATAactactcacaaagttacatacgtggtaccttgtaagcaggcacgaggtgtatgaaaactaGCAGCGGTGTTATAAGCACTTTCACTTTTTGGAATAAATAAGTATGagttacaattatttattcaatttctGAAGTTTCCCAATCAATGTCTTcacaattataataataatgtcaATTACACAATAATCAATATATTCATTTCACATACCTTGAACTTGCCCCAAATAAATCAAAAGTAGTGAATCATCATATCATGGATCATTAAGATCTTAATCACATTTGCCCTGTGTACATTAGATCCATTCAACAGGTAGTATGGTCCATGCAAGTGGAGTAACATACGAAGGTCTGTGGATAAATGGGAAGCCGGCAGCAGAAGGAAAGGAGATCGTTGTTCGATTACCGACCAACCAAACCCATATTGAGGTTCCACAAGGAAAGAAGTTTTCACTCCAGTTTGAAATCGTGGATGTGAATAAAGAGCCCGTTGTTGGTGGGTGGTGTGGGGGTTAAAATGGGTGAGgcaaccacaaagtaatatacatggtaactcgtaagctggcatgaggtgtatgaacaccagtgtgataacgactgtcgttttccggccacgggAGTAtacagtaagttacattcattcattggtAGTTAAAATGGGTGATGTATGCCAGGGGAATGGAGTGTATACCCCattgaggcagtttatagacacttaataatagagattctattttataagggtgaggtcttcagtgaaacacctgagacctgggacgtaggtatattaccccaacacccagggtgctaccatctagacccccctcaggcagtttatagacactcgaTAAtatagattctattctataagggtgaagtcttcagtgagacacacctgagacctgggagtTAAACCAGAGTTATTTTATTACCCTTAGAAATAAACTTGGAGTGTActttaaatatgaacaaaattaGGAGTTGATAATACATGGTTTGTCGTTGGCTTGTACATCATAGgatttgtaaattgtttgttaaattacctggtatattcatacacctccacCCAGGTGTCCATGGAAGGGAGTTCCGCATCACAGCTGGATATCGATATCTTCCACCATCTAAGCAAGGAAACCAATCCATACTTGAACTTATTGAAGACATGGAGGAAAAACCAATCACTACACCTTTGTGAGTTGTTGAAGGGTATCGTgggaaatttatatttagttcaGTGTCGTGACACAGTGGTAATGGGACCTGCCTCTGGACTGGAGGTTACGGGTTAAAGGCTCCATGCTGTCAcaactgtgggcgtatgtgtctttgggtaagacacctaacagcatttgctccaacccagtggtcactaatgggttgttcaaactgTCATGCatgtataaaacaatcacccacatagttatatacatgtagaaacgaggtgtatgaaacaaaacaccagtaACATCTTGCAGGGAAAAACAAGCACCAATATATACAATGATATACGCCCACAGTATATAGACTGTGATATACGCCCACAGTATATAGACTGTGATATGCACCCATACATACTACCCACTACTGTCCATGTAACTAGTTTGCGTTACAGCGGCTACGATGTATTGCCGTATCCACTCCTTGAAAATGTTGGGGTGTCCGAAGAAACAGATGAAAttataaagaacaaacacaGAATGAGCCCCGTTAATGCAAGGTATGGTATGTGTATTGTTAACACGTGGTGTAGTCTGTATGAgtgtatgttggggtaatgggccaggCTTGGTCTTAAATGATCAGTGTTTGAAATTATTATACTTGGTAGCGACATTAGTAAGTAACATGTGTGTAATATACAAGGAGCACAACATAATGTTATTACACTGTTCCAAGAAAcactgtggaaaagttaaacaGTAACAACTTAGTTAAAGTAGAACCACTACAAGCCCACTATTATTAGATTTcgcttctttttttataaataaagtacatTAGTGTATAATCTATCGAACAGAATATTTGGTGAAGAGACGATCCATGAAACGCATTCAACGGAACCTCATAAGAACGAAGATGAAGTTGAACCCGATGATGGGTCCATTATATCAGGTGGCTTGTATGTGGGGCATAACAGtgtgttttttgttgattgtAAAGTGGGTTCTCTAATTATGTGccaatgttttattatctCAAAGGCGTCACTACTTTTACCCGGTTTCCACACCAACTAAGGATACAAAGCTATGTCTACTTGTTTTGTGTTGGCGATAATTTTCTATCAGTCTTGATATATTGTACTTGCATTAATTTTGTGCTTACAGTTATTAAGTGTTTTATAGGTGTAAATTCTGATGGGTCAGGATAAAATagttcaaaaaataataataataattttcgataaaaataacttctgatccgatttttttgttgttttacctGGAAAACTTTGGCAGACAACAGACACATTCAAAGCGAAGTGATGCTCAGTGTTGAAGTGGATGATGTTGATGTAACTTTCTCCATCAACCCCCCTCCTGCTCCACAAAGATCCGCACCTGATGGGAGCGTCGAGTTCAAGGATCTTTATCTTCCATCTGCACCACCTACGTACAGACCTTTGTTGTTAGATGAGGTAACTCCCGCTAGCTCTGTTGCTTCTTCAAGAAGAAGCGTCGGGCAGTCTTCTACTTCTTCTGTAAGATCGGAGAAGGTGTGTCTGCATGGTAGGGAGAAATGTCCACAACATTAGTTTAATTACACCATCCATCCATTAGTGTAGATAtcttggggtaatgggtcaattgTGGCCTAAATCGTAGGGCCCATTGAGCGCCAcactgcgggacctcacccacatagaatagattaGTGTAATTTATACACCATTAATTAGTGTAGCCATCCTCCTAATTAGCACCCATTCATTAGAACGCATGGTTCAATTTAGTTCAGCTTTTAGATTGAATGCATGTTTAGAAGACACCAGGTTCaaagcttaatgctgctacaattgtgggcgtatgtgtctgtGGGCAAGACTTGTAACAGCAATTTCTGCAATTCAGTTGTTGCTTATGGGTTGTCCTAATTGTCAGCAATACGTTAAAACaatcataaaacaatcacctgcAAATTTACATACCTGGTAATtcttaagcgggcacgaggtgtatgaaacagaacacctgtgttataacgactgtcggtgccccgccatgcgaggataaataagttacatacgtggtaacttgtaagcgggcacgaggtgtataaaacaaaacacctgtgttataacgactgtcggtgccccaccatgcgaggataaataagttacatacgttgtaacttgtaagcggacacaaggtgtatgaaacagaacacctgtgttataacgactgtcggtgccccaccatgtgatgataaataagttacatacgtggtaactcgtaagcggacatgaggtgtatgaaacagaacacccgtgttataacaaccgcCATTGTCTCACTGGATAAATAAGAGATATCAAAAAACTCACTTTTACACATTGAATACAATAGAAACAAACATCACCCTACCATGCCCACCAACCTTACGCCTCCACTTCTTGCTCGCTTCTTCTTGATAACTAACTCTTGTCATGCTACAATTAACAATCATAATAACCTATGTTTTACTTTGttctgaaaaatatttaaacaaatatcattttaTGTTGTCATAAAGCTAAGTATAAATTATACACCTACTTTgtgaatataaacaacaacactGTAATGATCGGGCACGTAATATATGAATGGGCacacaatttattaaaagatgaaatatatttgttttaatgaaaaccaaaatttgatttcttggtgacattttgtttaaagacaTTCATGCAGTAATTATGTAAATCAAATGTCTTGgatttatattgaaaatatgAGTGGAAGAATGAATGTACTTGATTTAGAAACTTAACGTGTAGATACGTCATGTGAGAGCGATTACTGTGCTGCACCAAGCTTATATTGACTTGcattgatatttaaaaaagatatttataaaaataagaatgCAACAGAACAACAACTGTTCGATAAAAAGAAATAGTAATAACATAATAACAAGCAGTATAAACATTAGGCACATACGTGCTCGATAACATATACGTGCTCGATAATACAGGGCAACTATTTGACAAAAGTATTTAATATGAGCATAATAGCACaactgttttacaaaaatagtGATAGCTGTCACAACATATTTTCCAGTGATTAAAGTTGAGTTTGGACTTTggtcaaaaacttttttagatttgttttatatactgtGTATTTCTACTTTTTGAACATTGCATGTTGTTTATGTTCGTCCATTCAGCATAAGCATTACAGGTTGTTGTTCTGTCCACTACACATGATCCAatcactttaaaaaacaactcaGATCCTTGGACTTCCAATTTCCCGTCAAATAACACATACTTGTTCAACCCCAACATAACCAACTCTCTCCCGTTGCAATTTCAGGGTAAACGTTCCAAGGGAAGTCGTAACACAAGTGCGGCATCAACTTCCAGCACGAGCGTCAACGAATCTAAACCGGGGAAAGCAGGGAAAGCTAAGAATGAAGAAGAAAGAGGAGCTAAGCCAGGTGGGGGTTGGGTAACAttggcgccaaacctggggtggcagggttaCTATGggattttctgcactgcattaatcagtaaacatagGAACCAAACCAGCTTCAAAGAGATGCGGCAATTATTCCTGTATTGTAACAAGTTTGGTGCCTACATTGGTTGTAATGTGTGGCATTGGGTGTGGGGTATGCAATGAATAGAGAAACACCTCAGTTATATAACTGATGATGGGAAACTACATCCATATGTGAATTGTTTGGtgaatacataaaatattttttacaggcaGTATACACTGTAAGTATAAAGTCAATCTAAATTATTGTAGTTGGTGGTTGGTCTTAGTTTCGTTATTATGGCAAGCAAGATGTGTAATAACAGTAAGCATAAGTGTATAAGCCATTATATATGGTACAAAACACCCATATTTAATCCTGTAAAGCATCctaactcaacagtaagcataagtgtatgaagccaccatgtatagTTAGACTTTAGTTTTAGaacaaagttataaacacCAGGCAGGGGAAGCCCAAGAAAGAAATCTCGTGAGACAAAAGTGAAACAAAGTAAGAAAAGCGGGTTGAAGCCAAAGCAAGTAGAACAAGTGGTTTGTGTGGAAAAAAAGGTTGTTGAAAAGAAAGAATTTACCAATTCTATGTTCGCTCTAACAGGTATTCTATCACCATGcttaaatatatgtatgtaacttgtttatctttatcTACAAGTggctgggcaacgacagtcattataacagaggtgttctgttatatacatgttgtactcgcttatgagttacgGCTTCTGTAAcctaattaatatttatcctcgcatagcttGACAACTGTCATTATAACGCTATACATCCAACCACAGGCGAATATTTGATGATCGTCACTGAAGTGACCAACCCCCCTTTCCTGGGTGACAACTTGCCACCTGCGTTTGTGGTTGTCAAAGTTACAACTCCTAAAAAGGCCGTAAAGAAACCGACCGGGAAGCGTCCAAGCTTGAATTGAAActccatatatttttataaatattttatttgttaaacaaaaacaaacatgtttcACAATGActttacaaagttaaacacaAGTGTCCCTGAATGCAGTTTAATTATCTTGGCACAATACTAATAATGATATGAAATGCATATTTTCACTGCGGctaacaaatatttgtttacattatttatatttaccagtTGCGATATTCCTTTGTTACGCCCAGCAGCAAAATATTTCGCGCAAGaaataaacatgaaataatTTCCTATCGtgaatatttaaagtaaagcGCAAACTTtcgattttgatttttttgaatcGACGACTGGCACAACGGGATTAGGGCGACTCAGCACATCTTCAAATAATCCCGTCTCTAACATTTCCTGCTGCCAGGGTATTGCAACTCtggtaacaaataaaattgattACTAGAACTAGCTGCacttgtaaaaaagtttattttatttcaccaACGATTCATCTGCCATGCACATGACAAAGATactttttctatattttcctgttttttttcgTGTATGGTTTACTATATCCAACCTGATGATGTCTCTCAGGTTGgcaaatgaaatatattgattaaataaaactaatgttttttttccggAAAGCAATTTCCAATATTACACAAACCTATCAACATTATACAAAACTAACCTTCCTGATGAAAACTTTTTATGAAAATCCGTGTCTTCTTTGGTGAGCACGACACCTTTGGCTTCGCTTCCAAGTCTAAATATGTGGTTTAAAAGACATTAGGTAACTTACATGCGATGGCTCTTATTTAAAatccagtctgcagagtatggcgtTTCTTGACAGATCTCGCGCATGCAAGACGGGTATTTATCGCTTGCGTGTGTGGTATCATTAGAAATTGACAAGCAAAGCACATACATTTCAAAGCCACATTACGAAACCCACTTAATCTAGGGTACCTAATAAAACTACGGGTTGCAAacggttgcagatattttggttattttgataactcaaaaaccattcgaggtatcggaccaaaagttggtttgttaaactcAAATGGTTATTTGACATCTATTGGACTTGGCCACGTAGCGTTTCTGGtcgaaataaccaaaatatctgcaacctgtagttttattagggaccccttaatttaatacatatttttttattgtttatttaattggcGTATGTGAGAAACTGGGAAGTGGGACAAAGTGTTGCTTGCAAAatcaaaagtttgtaaaaaaaaatcgtttaaaatcattaataGATATATATCCAAACAATTGCCCAATCTGCCTGTAACCTTATCAGGCTGTTATACCAAGTACCTAAAGTTTGAAATAATAATCAtagcaaaaaataacaagCATTAtgctatgttaaaaaaataggaacTAATTGTATGGAAAAGGATACCTCAGCCTCCCATACTACCCCCTAGATACGCCTGTATTGCTACAAACCTGATATCGGAAACATCTTTGGCGTAAACTTGTCGTGGGTCAGGAACAAAAGGCGGCGGTATGACCCCGGCTTCCAACCTCTCCCAATTTAAATCAGCAAAATATGGATGTCTTTTTATTGCCTCCGCTGATCTGGGGcgcaaaataaacattattaaatagatttaattttatttcgtCCCCATTCGTGTCGTACTACAAACTACTCACTAACTGCTTATCATTTAACGCACACGCTTCGAAGACCATGCTTGCCACATACGAGCACTAAACTAGTTCGTATTTACCGCCAAGAGCGAACAGCGCCACCAACGGGCTGATAACCTTACAGCGTTCAACCACAAGAGGCCGCTACAATACCACAATACTAACGCCAATGGAACGTAAAATTAAACGCTTCTACCCAGAACGTTACGTTTTCAAAAAGGCCTGCATAACACGAATTCTATTTCCTTGGTTTGTTGTGAACATGTTGGGTTTAACAggcacgcttttatttgacactcgTTTTCACCGGtagcttgttttttttgtgtactcattaattttatctttgctATCGTATGCGAGGGagtaaataaaattcatattatagtaggatggtagaagataggacacctttagcacttaatatctaaatatcttgatcgtggattaacaatggtctaactattttaatgtatggctgacaattcagacaacccattagtgaccgctgggttgaaacaatttatGTTAGGTGTTTTCCCCAAAGACACCTACGCcagcccacaatggtagcagcgacgagctttgaacctggaacctctgggttagaagcaggcgcgctaaccactttgccacggctaCGTTATACCGTATCCTAACACTTACTTTTCGTCACCAGCCAACCGATCTTCAACCTTCTTAACCAACAGTTTATCAATAAGATCGACCAACGAGGGTTCGTGGGTTTTCTTGAACTTATGTTTTTCGTTGATTGTTTTCTCTGCTGTTGATTCCACGCAATGTTTCCTCTTGTTctgttaaatataacattgcAAGTAAGTAGGGAAACCATAAGCACATAacattccatatttcctgatcgtgatttCAATGTTAACAGTGCTCCTTTAGATTCGTGAGAATGTATAATTCTGTTGACtgtctttgttgtttttttacaaaataggacgataaaaaagaatgcaaacatgtcccattttaccccaaccgcTGTGCGGCGGCATAACATTGAGAGCTCAATGTGCCGTGTGTCTTAATAAAAGACATTTGACGGCAACTgattcaacccagtggttacttatgggttgtctaagttgacagccaaacaaaaacacaatcacccaAGTTATATgtgtgtggtaactcgtatataagcggacacgaagtgcataaaacagaaaattcgCATTATGATGACCATCGTTGTCATATATAGGTAAAATTCATTGATTTTACTTTACGTCTGCTTAAGCATATGGTTAAGAACTCTCTGCTTTATCGACCAGCAGATCTTATAATCCCGACTTATAAGGTCGATAACGAAGCATTGTGATGCAATTTGATGTACGCGTctttgcgaggataaataagttacatacgtggtaatgtaaacgggcacgaggtgtattgaAACAGACACCCACTATGAAACATGTCGTTACCCGCAGAAGCACtcacataagttacatacgtggtaacctgtaagcgggcatgaggtgtatgaaacagaacgcccgtgttataacgactgtcgttgcccagccattcaataaataagttacacacgtggtaacctgtaagcgggcatgaggtgtatgaaacagaacacccatgttataacgactgtcgttgcccgcaatgcgaggataaataagttacatacgtggtaacctgtaagcgggcatgaggtgtatgaaacagaacgcccgtgttataacgactgtcgttgcccagccattcataaataagttacacacgtggtaacctgtaagcgggcatgaggtgtatgaaacagaacacccatgttataacgactgtcgttgcccgcaatgcgaggataaataagttacatacgtggtaacctgtaagcgggcatgaggtgtatgaaacagaacacccatgttataacgactgtcgttgcccgcaatgcgaggataaataagttacatacgtggtaacctgtaagcgggcatgaggtgtatgaaacagaacgcccgtgttataacgactgtcgttgcccagccattcataaataagttacatacgtggtaacctgtaagcgggcatgaggtgtatgaaacagaacgcccgtgttataacgactgtcgttgcccgccattcataaatacaagtttatttattaaaggtATAAACTATCTTCCGGGCATAtcgtaattttaaaacagctttttttgTCAATTCACCCCGATGAGAACAAGGCTACCTTTAAGCGACATCGAAAAGGTCGTACGAAAATAAATGACTAGAAGAACTATTTTAATCGTTCATTTATCTCAAAGGTTCATACATCCTAACCCTTTACCTTGCCCTTTGACACGAATGGTCCTCTCGCTTCAATCATTTCAAAGATTGTGCAACCCAATGAAAACCAGTCCACCCCATATGAATATTGCTTACTTTGCAACATCTCAGGCGGCATAAACCCGATTGTTCCTGCCCTGcctacaataaaaacatggttgTGTTCATGCTGTTCAAgtcttataataaataaaaaatagatcttctggttattgtttgttttgtaatttaaaacgcATCGGTTCTGGCTAGAATATATCTTttagaaataacatatttatcacGAGTCACGACCGAatgtcataataaaacaaagtgaatagataaatataaaacaaagtttttcagaatataaaaacaaagtaaagaGATGGGAATTCACTACAAATGTGATTATAACTCGCTAACATAAATCAGCATCGGTTAAAAAGCGTGAATGAACTCTGCTGTACACGTCAACAAACATAGCGcatcaaatattaataatacacGAGCGACATACCGTCATGTTCTACCTTTCTAAACATACAACCAACGTTAAGCTCACCTTTTGTTTTCTCTCCTTCACCAAGTATACAAACCAACCCAAGGTCGGCCAACCTTACGTTCCCTTTGTCGTCCAACAACACGTTCTCTGGTTTCATATCCCTAGAACGTAAATCGTTTAAGTTCTAATAGCAAAAGtgagtaaatgaatgtaatttatttaacctcgcatggcggggctacaacagtcgttataacacaggtgttttgtttcatacacctcgtgcccgttttttttgtttcatacacctcgtgcccgttttttttgtttcatacacctcgtatttTGTATGCCTCACATAACTAACAAAGGAACGTATGTATGATTCTGTGACGAACCAACATCAATCAACTTGGAACCCGCTATCTTCTCAACCATTCTGTCACGCTGGTAAACAGTCGAATTTGCCGCCACAACCACAGTTAGACATAACAcagttaccccaacaccccaCCAAACGACGTTATTGTACCACCCCACCACCAACCTGTACAAAATATTCTCCCGATGTAAATGATCCAACCCGAGAATAATCTGAGCTGAATAAAACTTCGTCCTTTCGGTGGTGAGGCCTCTCTTCTTTCCATCTGAAACAATATATCGAATCATTCTACAGTAAAGTCGGAAAATCCCTTAAAATAACTCATTTAAACCAGGCTGGAGATGGTGGTTCATGCTTCATACTGTTTTATTGATctattcggtagtaaacaaacattatttacagaattatataaccttatCCTCACTGCTATGAAAGTaagttgttgattgttaaaaacacgatcaagaaatatgggatattatgttctgaCAGTATCTATCTTGTCCCAACTTACAATATACATGCCAGGTCTATAAACGTggtttttattaagttattcATGGTTCAATTTTTACGCTCTGATAATACAAGAGATTGAACACCATCAATATATCTACATGGTGGTGGTAACCTTCCTTTTAATTtagcttatttatcttcgcatggtgGTGGTAACCTTCCTTTTCTATCTACATGGTGGTGGTAACCttccttttaattttacttatttatcttcgcatggttgggcaacggcagtcgttataacacggatgttctgtttcatacacctcgcgcacgcttacaagttataccacgtatgttcgctttgtgggtgattgtttttatgtatggctggcaattaaacaacccattagcgaccactgggttgaattTTGCCAttacgtgtcttgcccaaggacacatacacccataatggtggcagcgacgagccttgaaccNNNNNNNNNNNNNNNNNNNNNNNNNNNNNNNNNNNNNNNNNNNNNNNNNNTTACCCAACACCCACAAACGACGTTATTGTACACCCCACCACCAACCTGTACAAAATATTCTCCCGATGTAAATGATCCAACCCGAGAATAATCTGAGCTGAATAAAACTTCGTCCTTTCGGGGGTGAGGCCTCTCTTCTTTCCATCTGAAACAATATATCGAATCATTCTACAGTAAAGTCGGAAAATCCCTTAGAATAACTCATTTAAACCAGGCTGGAGATGGTGGTTCATGCTTCATACTGTTTTATTGATCTATTcggttgtaaacaaacattatttacagaattatataaccttatCCTCACTGCTACAAAAGtgagttgttaattgttaaaaacacgatcaggaaatatgggatattatgttctgaCAGTATCTATCTTGTCCCAACTTACAATATTCATGCCAGGTCTATAAACGTGGTTTATAATAAGTTATTCATGGTTCAATTTTTACGCTCTGATAATACAAGAGATTGAACACCATCAATATATCTACATGGTGGTGGTAACCTTCCTTTTAATTTagctgaatgaatgtaacttatttatcttcgcatggttgggcaacggcagtcgttataacacggatgttctgtttcatatacctcgcgcacgcttacaagttataccacgtat contains:
- the LOC100176954 gene encoding MORN repeat-containing protein 1-like isoform X2 — translated: MDVTIAEKRNYYVGETNNQLREGYGVYCYANKFFRYEGEWLKGKKHGHGKLLMGDGSYYEGEFKDGEIDGHGYRKWERTGDDYSGEFLKGELHGHGVMNYNDGSQYRGEFCNNQRHGTGVLTDRDGNEYEGAWYKNKKHGQGVQTYFNGDEYEGEWVEGARHGHGELNCVDGSIYEGQWRANMFNGEGSMVHASGVTYEGLWINGKPAAEGKEIVVRLPTNQTHIEVPQGKKFSLQFEIVDVNKEPVVGVHGREFRITAGYRYLPPSKQGNQSILELIEDMEEKPITTPFGYDVLPYPLLENVGVSEETDEIIKNKHRMSPVNARIFGEETIHETHSTEPHKNEDEVEPDDGSIISDNRHIQSEVMLSVEVDDVDVTFSINPPPAPQRSAPDGSVEFKDLYLPSAPPTYRPLLLDEGKRSKGSRNTSAASTSSTSVNESKPGKAGKAKNEEERGAKPGEYLMIVTEVTNPPFLGDNLPPAFVVVKVTTPKKAVKKPTGKRPSLN
- the LOC100176954 gene encoding MORN repeat-containing protein 1-like isoform X1, with translation MDVTIAEKRNYYVGETNNQLREGYGVYCYANKFFRYEGEWLKGKKHGHGKLLMGDGSYYEGEFKDGEIDGHGYRKWERTGDDYSGEFLKGELHGHGVMNYNDGSQYRGEFCNNQRHGTGVLTDRDGNEYEGAWYKNKKHGQGVQTYFNGDEYEGEWVEGARHGHGELNCVDGSIYEGQWRANMFNGEGSMVHASGVTYEGLWINGKPAAEGKEIVVRLPTNQTHIEVPQGKKFSLQFEIVDVNKEPVVGVHGREFRITAGYRYLPPSKQGNQSILELIEDMEEKPITTPFGYDVLPYPLLENVGVSEETDEIIKNKHRMSPVNARIFGEETIHETHSTEPHKNEDEVEPDDGSIISDNRHIQSEVMLSVEVDDVDVTFSINPPPAPQRSAPDGSVEFKDLYLPSAPPTYRPLLLDEVTPASSVASSRRSVGQSSTSSVRSEKGKRSKGSRNTSAASTSSTSVNESKPGKAGKAKNEEERGAKPGEYLMIVTEVTNPPFLGDNLPPAFVVVKVTTPKKAVKKPTGKRPSLN